Proteins from a single region of Scytonema millei VB511283:
- a CDS encoding CHASE2 domain-containing protein: MLSRKQRVWITIFSAAICLLLRFSGLLQPLEWAALDRFFRLRPWEAQDARIAIVAIDEADLQQVGQWPLPDRVVAELLQKVSVGKPRAIGLDIYRDLPVPPGQQELRQALTTIANLVGIEQMGDRYSVAPSPLLDRLDRVGFNNVVLDADGRVRRGLLYWSTPTKLHESFDLKLALTYLQAEAIASPLIEQNFQALHLGQAVFHRFQPHDGGYVGADAGGYQILANFRHPSTNFLQVPMRDVLADRVPAEIFRDRIVIIGSTAPSLKDFFYTPDSASPLWGAAQPIAGVELHANFVSQIVSAALGERPLIHVWSDFWESMWIVAWIVVAANLSCRWQIVYSTIYVLLAALGLISITYLAFLQGWWLPIVPPLLALFAVSGLMTACNAQMQEEFKRSKDFLQGIIDTIPDPIFVKNKKYRWIVLNEAYCRLIGYPLAELIDKSEADFFSPQEAEVFRQQDDLVFHSGTTMEHEEEFSDVSGTTHLISTKRSLHQDAAGNLYLVGVIRDITARKQLEEELKRQTADLVQYNTELQLSEQRLRHLALHDPLTGLPNRQLFLEHLNQSIAWAQSHQLLVGLLYIDLDGFKQVNDTLGHDWGDRLLVAVSQRLSGCLRHSDIVSRLGGDEFTVILPAIPEVSVAEKVANKILATLSEVFALNEQALSITASVGIGVYPLHCNTIDSLIKQADTAMYRAKQLGKNCYQIAVVVSR; this comes from the coding sequence TTGCTATCTCGTAAACAGCGAGTTTGGATTACAATTTTTAGCGCTGCTATTTGCTTGCTGCTACGCTTCAGTGGCTTACTACAGCCTTTGGAGTGGGCGGCTTTAGATCGGTTTTTTCGCCTGCGTCCTTGGGAAGCACAAGACGCACGGATAGCAATTGTGGCGATCGATGAGGCAGATTTACAGCAAGTCGGGCAGTGGCCCTTACCAGATAGGGTAGTTGCCGAACTGTTACAAAAAGTGAGTGTTGGCAAGCCTCGCGCTATAGGTTTAGATATCTATCGCGACTTGCCAGTACCTCCAGGTCAGCAGGAATTGCGCCAAGCTTTGACTACCATTGCCAATTTAGTTGGTATCGAACAAATGGGCGATCGCTATAGTGTCGCCCCATCGCCCCTTTTAGATCGACTGGATCGCGTTGGTTTTAACAATGTTGTCTTAGATGCTGATGGTAGGGTGAGGCGAGGGTTGCTGTACTGGTCTACACCTACAAAACTACATGAAAGCTTTGATTTGAAGCTAGCTTTAACGTACCTGCAAGCAGAAGCGATCGCGTCCCCATTAATCGAGCAGAATTTTCAGGCGTTGCATTTGGGTCAAGCCGTGTTTCACCGCTTTCAGCCTCACGATGGCGGTTATGTTGGTGCTGATGCTGGTGGATATCAAATTCTCGCTAACTTTCGTCACCCCAGCACGAATTTTCTACAAGTGCCGATGCGTGACGTACTAGCCGATCGAGTCCCAGCAGAAATATTTCGCGATCGCATTGTCATTATTGGTTCTACTGCCCCTAGCTTAAAGGATTTTTTCTATACTCCCGATAGCGCCAGTCCCCTATGGGGAGCAGCTCAACCGATTGCCGGAGTAGAATTACACGCTAATTTTGTTAGCCAAATTGTCAGCGCAGCTTTAGGAGAACGCCCCTTAATCCACGTCTGGTCGGACTTTTGGGAAAGCATGTGGATAGTGGCTTGGATCGTGGTGGCAGCAAATCTCAGTTGCCGTTGGCAGATCGTCTATTCCACAATTTACGTGCTACTGGCGGCTTTAGGCTTAATTAGCATTACTTATCTTGCTTTTCTTCAAGGTTGGTGGTTGCCTATTGTCCCACCTTTGCTGGCGCTATTTGCTGTATCCGGTTTAATGACTGCCTGCAACGCTCAGATGCAAGAGGAGTTCAAGCGCTCTAAAGATTTTTTGCAGGGGATAATTGATACGATTCCCGATCCGATTTTTGTCAAGAATAAAAAGTATCGTTGGATCGTATTGAATGAAGCTTACTGTCGCCTGATTGGTTATCCGTTAGCAGAATTAATTGATAAGTCGGAAGCCGATTTTTTTTCTCCTCAAGAAGCAGAAGTGTTTCGCCAGCAGGACGATCTGGTTTTTCATAGTGGCACGACTATGGAACACGAAGAAGAATTTAGCGATGTTAGCGGGACGACTCATTTAATTTCTACGAAGCGATCGCTCCATCAAGACGCGGCTGGCAATCTATATCTAGTGGGTGTCATTCGAGATATCACGGCACGCAAGCAGTTGGAAGAAGAGCTGAAGCGTCAGACGGCGGATTTAGTCCAATATAATACCGAGCTACAGCTTTCCGAACAAAGACTCCGCCATCTGGCTTTACACGACCCACTGACGGGTTTACCAAATCGACAGCTATTCCTCGAACATCTGAACCAGTCAATTGCTTGGGCGCAAAGCCATCAGTTGTTGGTAGGGCTATTGTATATCGATCTAGATGGCTTTAAACAGGTCAATGATACTTTAGGACATGATTGGGGCGATCGCTTGTTAGTTGCTGTTTCCCAAAGACTATCGGGGTGTTTGCGTCACAGCGATATTGTTTCTCGTTTGGGTGGTGATGAATTTACCGTTATCTTGCCTGCAATTCCAGAAGTCAGCGTTGCCGAAAAAGTAGCAAATAAGATTTTGGCAACTCTGTCTGAGGTTTTTGCGCTTAACGAACAAGCTCTTTCAATTACAGCTAGTGTAGGAATTGGCGTTTACCCCCTGCATTGCAATACTATTGATAGTCTGATTAAGCAGGCTGATACTGCAATGTACCGAGCAAAGCAGCTAGGAAAAAACTGCTATCAAATAGCGGTTGTTGTCTCTAGGTAA
- a CDS encoding vitamin K epoxide reductase family protein produces the protein MIRRRSTPWIHRWSRPAIAAIAGVGALVTGYLTIEKLMGRTPGCLASAGAEASSSCADVLSSPWATVFGLPLALFGCLAYASMVVFALTPLAVNPNQNKALRSQLENVTWMLLLAGAIAMSVFSGYLMYVLFAKINAFCLYCIASALFSVSMLTLTLLGRSWEDVGQILFTALIVGMVTLIGTLAVYADVEKPNNTTTAQQVQLEPAGDPIPGVGWQITTTSGESEIALAKHLKEIGAKEYIAWWCPHCHEQKQLFGKEAYSYINHIECAPPKAKKLAPECEAAKIQSFPTWEINGKQYAGVKSLKELAEISGYKGQTNFKNFPNAFQ, from the coding sequence ATGATACGCCGACGTTCTACACCTTGGATTCATCGCTGGTCTCGCCCCGCGATCGCTGCGATCGCCGGAGTAGGAGCGCTGGTCACGGGATACTTAACTATAGAAAAGTTGATGGGACGCACGCCTGGATGTCTTGCTAGCGCGGGCGCTGAAGCAAGTTCCAGCTGCGCTGATGTCCTTTCAAGTCCTTGGGCAACTGTATTTGGTTTACCTTTGGCTTTATTCGGTTGCTTGGCTTATGCGAGCATGGTCGTGTTTGCCCTGACTCCCCTAGCAGTCAATCCAAACCAAAACAAAGCACTCCGCTCTCAGTTGGAGAATGTGACGTGGATGCTGCTATTAGCAGGGGCGATCGCCATGTCCGTTTTTAGCGGCTACTTGATGTACGTGCTATTTGCTAAAATCAACGCCTTTTGCTTGTACTGTATTGCCTCGGCGCTCTTCTCGGTTAGTATGCTCACCCTGACACTATTAGGTCGCTCCTGGGAAGACGTAGGGCAAATATTATTTACAGCATTGATAGTAGGAATGGTCACGCTAATTGGTACGCTTGCCGTTTATGCGGACGTAGAAAAACCAAATAATACTACTACTGCACAACAAGTACAGCTAGAGCCTGCTGGAGATCCGATTCCGGGAGTTGGTTGGCAGATTACAACGACTTCTGGAGAATCAGAAATCGCACTGGCAAAACATCTCAAAGAAATTGGAGCTAAAGAATACATCGCTTGGTGGTGTCCCCACTGTCACGAACAAAAGCAACTATTTGGCAAAGAAGCTTACAGTTATATCAACCATATTGAGTGCGCTCCCCCTAAAGCCAAGAAGCTAGCACCCGAATGCGAAGCAGCCAAGATTCAAAGTTTTCCGACTTGGGAGATTAACGGTAAACAATATGCAGGTGTGAAGTCTTTGAAGGAATTAGCAGAAATTTCTGGCTATAAAGGACAGACGAATTTCAAAAACTTTCCCAATGCATTTCAGTAG
- the btpA gene encoding photosystem I biogenesis protein BtpA, translating into MDLNQTFKTDRPIIGVVHLLPLPTSARWGGSLAAVIDRAEQEATALASGGVDGIIVENFFDAPFVKERVDPAVVSAMTLIVQRLKQLVTLPIGLNVLRNDAHSGMAIASCVQAQFIRVNVLTGVMATDQGIIEGQAHSLLRYRRELGSNVKIFADVLVKHARPLSSTNLTNAVQDTIERGLADAVILSGWATGNPPNLEDLELATAAANGTPVFIGSGADWENISTLMPAADGVIVSSSLKRHGRREQPVDPIRVSQFVEAARRSFTKVASLKGVGSRESGVGRVSG; encoded by the coding sequence GTGGATCTGAATCAGACATTTAAAACCGATCGCCCTATCATTGGAGTCGTACATTTATTACCCCTGCCTACATCTGCTCGCTGGGGTGGAAGTTTAGCTGCTGTCATTGACAGGGCAGAACAGGAAGCTACAGCTTTAGCTTCTGGTGGAGTAGATGGAATTATTGTCGAAAATTTTTTTGACGCACCTTTCGTTAAAGAGCGAGTCGATCCAGCAGTCGTCAGCGCCATGACACTGATCGTACAGCGGCTCAAACAGCTAGTGACTCTACCGATCGGACTGAACGTATTGCGAAACGACGCTCATAGTGGAATGGCGATCGCTAGTTGCGTGCAGGCACAATTCATTCGCGTTAACGTCTTGACAGGCGTAATGGCAACAGATCAAGGCATTATTGAAGGACAAGCCCACAGCCTTTTGCGCTATCGGCGAGAACTTGGTAGCAATGTCAAAATCTTTGCAGACGTATTGGTAAAGCACGCTCGTCCTCTCAGTTCTACCAATTTAACCAATGCCGTACAAGACACGATCGAGCGGGGACTAGCCGACGCAGTGATTCTATCTGGTTGGGCAACGGGCAACCCGCCCAACTTAGAAGACCTAGAACTGGCGACAGCAGCAGCCAACGGTACGCCAGTTTTTATTGGCAGCGGTGCGGATTGGGAAAATATTTCTACTTTAATGCCAGCCGCAGATGGAGTGATTGTTTCTAGTTCTCTCAAACGTCACGGACGACGCGAACAGCCAGTCGATCCGATTCGCGTCAGCCAGTTTGTCGAAGCCGCACGTCGCAGTTTTACAAAGGTAGCTAGTTTGAAGGGAGTCGGGAGTCGGGAGTCGGGAGTCGGAAGAGTGAGTGGCTAG
- the rimO gene encoding 30S ribosomal protein S12 methylthiotransferase RimO, with protein sequence MGKKPTIAFSHLGCEKNRIDTEHTIGLLVQAGYEVDNDEELADYVVVNTCSFIQAARQESVRTIVELAEANKKIVIMGCMAQHFQEQLLEEIPEAVAAIGTGDYHQIVNVIERVEKGEKVKLVSPEPTYIADETTPRYRTTTEGVAYLRVAEGCDYRCAFCIIPHLRGNQRSRSIESIVTEAKQLAAQGVQEIILISQITTNYGVDLYGEPKLAELLVALGKVDVPWIRMHYAYPTGLTPKVIEAIRATPNVLPYLDLPLQHSHPEILRAMNRPWQGRVNDSIIERIKTAIPEAVVRTTFIVGFPGETDAHFEHLMQFVERHEFDHVGVFTFSPEEETPAYSLPNQIPQEIMDARRDALMALQQPISWRRNQAQEGKVVDVLIEQENPETGEYIGRSARFSPEVDGLVYVKGVARLGSIVPVKITEAEPYDLKGEVVSS encoded by the coding sequence ATGGGCAAAAAGCCAACAATTGCATTTTCTCATCTAGGCTGCGAGAAAAACCGAATAGATACGGAACACACGATCGGACTCCTCGTTCAAGCTGGATACGAGGTCGATAACGACGAAGAACTAGCCGATTATGTTGTCGTCAATACCTGTAGCTTTATTCAAGCAGCGCGTCAAGAATCGGTTCGTACTATAGTCGAGCTAGCAGAAGCAAATAAAAAAATCGTCATTATGGGCTGCATGGCGCAGCACTTTCAGGAACAACTGCTAGAAGAGATCCCGGAAGCGGTAGCCGCGATCGGTACGGGAGACTATCACCAGATTGTAAACGTAATTGAGCGGGTAGAAAAGGGAGAAAAAGTAAAGCTTGTCTCGCCCGAACCAACATATATCGCTGACGAAACTACACCTCGATATCGCACGACGACAGAAGGAGTAGCATACCTGCGGGTAGCGGAAGGATGCGATTACCGTTGCGCTTTTTGCATTATTCCTCACTTACGGGGAAATCAAAGATCGCGCTCGATTGAATCGATTGTGACAGAAGCAAAGCAACTCGCCGCTCAAGGGGTACAGGAAATTATCTTGATTTCCCAAATTACCACTAATTATGGTGTAGACTTGTACGGCGAACCAAAATTAGCAGAACTGTTAGTTGCTTTAGGTAAAGTCGATGTTCCTTGGATTCGGATGCATTATGCTTATCCAACAGGGTTGACACCGAAAGTCATCGAGGCAATTCGAGCCACGCCAAATGTCTTACCGTATTTAGACCTACCCTTACAACACTCCCATCCTGAAATTCTCCGTGCGATGAACCGCCCTTGGCAAGGTCGGGTCAATGACAGTATTATCGAACGGATTAAAACGGCAATCCCAGAGGCAGTTGTACGGACAACATTTATAGTAGGATTTCCTGGCGAGACAGACGCGCACTTCGAGCATCTGATGCAGTTTGTCGAACGCCACGAATTTGACCATGTGGGTGTGTTTACATTTTCTCCAGAAGAGGAAACGCCAGCTTACAGCCTGCCGAATCAAATTCCTCAAGAAATTATGGATGCAAGACGGGATGCATTAATGGCACTCCAGCAACCGATTTCTTGGCGGCGGAATCAGGCGCAAGAAGGCAAAGTTGTGGATGTTTTAATCGAGCAAGAAAATCCTGAAACTGGAGAATATATCGGACGTTCAGCTCGGTTTTCACCAGAAGTAGATGGTTTAGTCTACGTCAAAGGTGTAGCTAGGTTAGGTTCAATCGTGCCAGTCAAAATTACCGAGGCTGAGCCATACGATCTCAAGGGTGAGGTTGTGAGTAGCTAA
- a CDS encoding DEAD/DEAH box helicase — MNLSFESLGLSESRIQQLEKIGFTTPTNIQVQAIPQLLAGRDVVGKSQTGTGKTAAFSLPILEQIDPQNKAIQALILTPTRELAVQVCQAMKSFVDRNESRILAIYGGQSIERQIQQLNRGVQIVVGTPGRVIDLLDRGNLKLDKVKFVVLDEADEMLSMGFIDDVIKILASAPKERQTALFSATMPSAIQMIVGKFLHSPVTVAVEQPKAAPTKISQVAYLVPRHWTKARALQPILELEDPESAIIFVKTRKTAADLTSQLQASGYSADEYHGDLTQQARERLLSRFRNKQVRWVIATDIAARGLDVDHLTHVINYDLPDSVETYVHRIGRTGRAGKEGTAISLIQPFDRRKQQQIERHVRQSLKVSYVPTKTQIEARQIEKLQEQLREVLSGERLASFLPIVRELGEEYDAHAIAAAALQMAYDKTRPAWLDSAEDDIADEKRSTPKPRLAKRDRNGEKEFSSSEKRPVAKPKLRTAREN; from the coding sequence ATGAATTTATCCTTTGAAAGCTTAGGTCTTTCAGAAAGCCGTATTCAACAATTAGAAAAAATTGGATTCACTACACCAACCAATATACAAGTACAGGCAATCCCCCAATTATTAGCAGGGCGCGATGTCGTTGGCAAATCTCAAACAGGTACGGGGAAAACAGCCGCGTTTTCTTTGCCAATTCTAGAGCAAATCGATCCGCAAAATAAGGCAATACAAGCGCTAATTCTCACTCCTACAAGGGAATTAGCCGTTCAAGTCTGCCAAGCCATGAAAAGCTTTGTAGATCGAAACGAAAGCCGCATTCTAGCTATCTATGGCGGACAATCAATTGAACGCCAAATTCAGCAGCTCAATCGCGGCGTACAAATTGTTGTTGGCACGCCAGGACGAGTGATTGACTTACTCGATCGCGGTAATCTTAAGCTAGACAAAGTGAAATTTGTCGTACTTGATGAAGCCGATGAAATGCTGAGCATGGGCTTTATCGACGATGTGATAAAAATTCTTGCCTCCGCACCAAAAGAGCGACAAACAGCTTTGTTTTCGGCAACAATGCCAAGCGCAATTCAGATGATAGTTGGGAAGTTTTTGCACTCGCCCGTCACAGTTGCGGTAGAACAGCCAAAAGCCGCTCCTACTAAAATTAGCCAAGTCGCTTATCTCGTACCGCGTCATTGGACAAAAGCAAGAGCATTGCAGCCAATTTTGGAATTAGAAGACCCAGAATCGGCAATCATATTTGTCAAAACTCGCAAAACAGCAGCAGATCTCACCAGTCAACTGCAAGCATCAGGTTATAGCGCCGACGAATATCACGGCGATTTAACCCAACAAGCACGGGAGCGCCTACTATCGCGGTTCCGCAACAAGCAAGTACGGTGGGTGATTGCAACAGACATCGCCGCGCGCGGTTTAGACGTAGATCATTTAACTCACGTGATTAACTACGATTTACCTGACAGCGTAGAAACTTACGTTCATCGGATCGGACGCACAGGTAGAGCCGGAAAAGAAGGCACGGCAATTTCCCTCATCCAACCGTTCGATCGCCGCAAACAGCAGCAGATTGAACGTCACGTTCGCCAAAGCTTGAAAGTTAGCTACGTCCCCACCAAAACGCAAATCGAAGCGCGGCAAATTGAAAAACTGCAAGAACAACTGCGGGAAGTTCTCTCTGGGGAAAGGTTAGCCTCCTTCTTACCAATCGTGCGCGAACTGGGCGAAGAATACGACGCACACGCGATCGCCGCAGCTGCTTTACAAATGGCTTATGACAAAACCCGTCCAGCGTGGCTCGACTCCGCTGAAGACGACATAGCAGACGAAAAGCGCTCCACTCCCAAGCCTCGCTTAGCCAAACGCGATCGCAACGGAGAAAAAGAGTTTTCCAGCTCAGAAAAGCGCCCAGTTGCTAAACCCAAACTGCGCACGGCACGGGAAAACTAG
- a CDS encoding aldo/keto reductase codes for METIKLGQDGAAVCPLCIGTWAWGDKLFWNYGSDEEDAKQLQVAFQAALEAGTTFFDTAEVYGFGTSEKYLGQFMQTSDRPIQIATKFGPAPWRFTAQSVSDALTESLKRLGLERVSLYQVHWSFSFFMSQETLMNALADEVQRGRIEAVGVSNYSAEQMQQAYKILATRGVKLASNQVRYSLLTRQIETNGILDTARKLGVTILAYSPLAQGLLTGKYTASSTEPTGARRIDPRFSKEGLQKIEPVISILKKIGDRHGRTPAQVALNWLIAQGNIVAIAGAKNANQVQQNAGALGWQMTDEEITQLEQVTRPWLY; via the coding sequence TTGGAAACTATCAAATTAGGTCAGGATGGCGCTGCTGTTTGTCCCTTATGCATTGGAACGTGGGCGTGGGGCGATAAACTATTTTGGAACTACGGTAGCGATGAGGAGGATGCCAAGCAGCTACAAGTAGCCTTCCAAGCCGCACTAGAAGCAGGTACGACATTTTTTGACACGGCAGAAGTCTACGGGTTTGGTACATCAGAAAAGTATTTGGGGCAGTTCATGCAAACAAGCGATCGCCCCATTCAGATTGCGACGAAATTCGGTCCCGCGCCTTGGCGGTTTACAGCTCAATCTGTCTCTGATGCGCTGACAGAAAGCCTCAAGCGTCTGGGTTTAGAGCGAGTCAGCCTCTACCAAGTCCATTGGTCTTTCAGCTTTTTCATGAGTCAAGAAACACTAATGAATGCCCTTGCTGATGAAGTGCAACGAGGCAGAATTGAGGCAGTAGGAGTCAGCAACTATTCCGCAGAACAAATGCAGCAAGCATACAAAATTTTGGCAACTCGTGGAGTCAAGCTTGCTAGCAATCAAGTCCGCTACTCGCTTTTAACGCGGCAAATTGAAACGAACGGCATTCTCGACACGGCACGAAAGCTAGGCGTAACCATCTTGGCTTATAGCCCCCTAGCACAAGGCTTGTTAACTGGAAAATACACGGCTAGTAGTACCGAGCCCACAGGCGCACGCCGGATCGATCCTCGTTTTAGCAAAGAAGGTTTGCAGAAAATCGAGCCAGTGATTTCAATCTTGAAAAAAATTGGCGATCGCCACGGACGCACCCCCGCTCAAGTCGCCCTCAATTGGTTAATTGCTCAAGGTAACATAGTGGCGATCGCAGGTGCAAAAAATGCCAACCAAGTCCAGCAAAACGCTGGCGCTCTCGGCTGGCAAATGACGGACGAAGAAATAACTCAATTAGAGCAAGTGACTCGTCCTTGGCTTTATTAG
- a CDS encoding BCD family MFS transporter, whose amino-acid sequence MAKSNLSERELPPKVSILTMFRLGLFQMGLGMMSVLTLGVLNRIAIKELAIPATLAAGTIAMHQFVAPSRLWFGQMSDAKKIWSNHRTGYIWIGAALFAIAAFLAVQVMWQLGSSIYNQGWSFVTYGWIALLAGIFALYGLALSSSSTPFAALLVDVSDEDDRSKLVGVVWSMLMVGIVIGAIISSKLLPAATTCQESAVGTVSLYSQPAQLAALQSSINRLFFILPAVVTGLALLSTFGVEKKYSRYTSRSLVADREDQITISRALKVLTASRQTGLFFTFLLAMTLSLFMQEAVMEPYGGEVFGMCVSETTRLNAFWGTGTLLGIGSTGFLIVPRIGKQKTTQIGCILVALSVGLVIASGFTANRQVLQGALVLFGLASGVTTTGALSLMLDFTAAETAGTFIGAWGLAQALARATATVSGGAILDVGKQLFSAPVLAYGLVFTIQALLMVLAIWLLSRVDIVEFRSNAKKAIASVFESELD is encoded by the coding sequence ATGGCAAAAAGTAATTTATCTGAGCGAGAGTTGCCGCCTAAAGTCAGCATCTTGACAATGTTTCGGTTGGGCTTATTTCAAATGGGGCTGGGGATGATGTCTGTCCTCACCTTGGGAGTCCTTAACCGGATTGCAATTAAAGAACTAGCAATTCCGGCTACCTTAGCAGCAGGGACGATCGCCATGCATCAATTTGTGGCTCCCTCGCGCCTGTGGTTCGGGCAAATGTCCGATGCTAAGAAAATTTGGAGCAATCACCGCACGGGTTACATTTGGATCGGTGCGGCATTATTTGCGATCGCTGCCTTTCTTGCAGTCCAAGTTATGTGGCAACTTGGCAGCAGTATATACAACCAAGGCTGGAGTTTCGTTACCTATGGTTGGATAGCGTTATTGGCAGGAATCTTTGCTTTGTACGGGTTGGCACTTAGTTCTAGTTCTACCCCATTTGCCGCTTTGCTCGTCGATGTTTCCGATGAAGACGATCGCTCTAAGCTAGTAGGTGTTGTTTGGTCGATGCTCATGGTAGGAATTGTGATTGGGGCAATTATCAGCTCCAAACTTCTGCCAGCTGCAACCACTTGTCAAGAGTCAGCTGTAGGAACAGTATCGCTTTACAGTCAACCCGCTCAACTTGCTGCCCTACAAAGCTCGATTAACCGCTTATTTTTCATTTTGCCAGCAGTTGTCACTGGGTTAGCTCTACTATCAACGTTTGGTGTAGAAAAAAAGTATTCTCGTTACACATCGCGATCGCTAGTAGCAGACAGAGAAGACCAAATTACCATATCTAGGGCGCTGAAAGTCTTAACCGCCAGCCGTCAAACGGGTTTATTCTTCACCTTTCTCCTCGCCATGACTTTAAGTTTATTCATGCAAGAGGCAGTAATGGAACCTTACGGCGGGGAAGTCTTCGGAATGTGCGTTTCGGAAACTACGAGACTGAATGCTTTTTGGGGTACGGGTACGCTACTGGGGATTGGTAGCACGGGCTTTTTAATCGTGCCACGTATTGGCAAGCAAAAAACGACTCAAATCGGCTGTATCCTAGTTGCCCTTAGTGTGGGACTCGTCATTGCATCGGGTTTTACTGCTAATCGCCAAGTTTTGCAGGGAGCATTAGTACTATTTGGCTTGGCTTCTGGCGTGACGACCACGGGTGCATTAAGTTTAATGCTAGACTTTACGGCAGCAGAAACAGCAGGGACATTTATTGGCGCGTGGGGGCTGGCGCAGGCATTAGCGCGGGCAACGGCAACAGTCAGTGGAGGGGCAATATTAGACGTAGGCAAACAGCTATTTTCAGCCCCAGTGCTAGCTTATGGTTTGGTATTTACCATTCAAGCGTTGTTAATGGTGTTAGCAATTTGGTTACTCAGTCGCGTAGATATAGTTGAATTTCGCAGCAACGCCAAAAAAGCGATCGCTTCAGTTTTTGAAAGCGAATTAGATTGA
- a CDS encoding inositol monophosphatase family protein, whose translation MTDFWTTILDFAATTSQRVGAQLMQDFGQVQASQKADGSLVTQADKWADREIQDAIASNFNGYGILSEEGETIFPEAEWCWVIDPLDGTTNFTRGIPIWGISLGLLYRGTPVFGYVHLPPLGQSFHGFWAGDSGLATPTGAFLNHHPIHVSKDAASKNHFFNLCSRSTSVMQPGFPCKIRMLGVASYNFLTVAAGAVLGGVEATPKIWDLAGAWVILHAAGGTWVELRSQSIFPLLPGKDYSNISFPSLVVSRRELTSVFQPFLESLK comes from the coding sequence ATGACTGACTTTTGGACGACAATTCTCGATTTTGCCGCTACCACCTCCCAGAGGGTAGGGGCGCAACTGATGCAGGATTTTGGGCAGGTACAAGCCTCTCAGAAAGCTGATGGTAGCCTCGTTACCCAAGCAGATAAATGGGCAGATCGAGAAATTCAGGATGCGATCGCCTCCAACTTCAACGGCTATGGTATTTTGAGCGAAGAGGGAGAGACAATTTTTCCCGAGGCTGAATGGTGCTGGGTTATCGATCCGCTGGATGGGACGACAAATTTTACGCGGGGAATTCCCATCTGGGGTATTTCTTTAGGACTGCTGTACCGAGGTACGCCTGTTTTTGGCTACGTCCACTTACCACCGCTAGGACAAAGTTTTCACGGCTTTTGGGCAGGAGATTCAGGGCTAGCAACACCTACAGGCGCATTTCTCAACCATCATCCGATCCATGTGAGTAAGGATGCGGCTAGCAAAAATCACTTTTTCAATCTTTGTTCCCGCAGTACATCTGTCATGCAACCTGGTTTTCCCTGCAAAATTAGGATGCTGGGGGTTGCCAGTTACAACTTTCTCACCGTTGCTGCGGGGGCTGTGCTGGGTGGTGTGGAGGCGACACCGAAAATTTGGGATTTGGCAGGGGCTTGGGTAATTTTACATGCAGCTGGGGGAACTTGGGTAGAGCTGCGATCGCAATCTATTTTTCCTTTATTACCTGGGAAAGATTACAGCAATATCTCTTTCCCCTCTCTTGTCGTCAGTCGTCGCGAACTGACTTCTGTATTTCAACCCTTCTTAGAATCTTTAAAATAG